In Drosophila pseudoobscura strain MV-25-SWS-2005 chromosome 4, UCI_Dpse_MV25, whole genome shotgun sequence, the following proteins share a genomic window:
- the LOC4816544 gene encoding uncharacterized protein: MEQRANFLALTLLDALEDENEADILSMLDRNMINAGIVPCDRGLAPLHYVCGMRNEELARRILEKFLECPDLDVDALCDGQTTALHIASIYGRADLVRMLLQRGARVDLADDENKLPVHYAIEECHFEVLQLLRDHIYREKQKHKNSLRLQLPHHQAATTTPNQILKYNYDVTSPYYINITHRRQKPQPKFPDIADTATLPDEESVNLFSLTEAHLTQLIQSQYREDPDHPKRRSIIESWREKVERSRARQSLMHKYDKHVEAIVEEALAHDDFNYERHMQKKLREEDSLEMEMELQQQQIDDASAPNRQVFQKLVEQVSQAQVIEPEPDNSFVTAKGEEELLVNSPRPTDEYFLQIKEAYVHTDDENGLVFYEAKFLQNDENRTKRFVERVTQQQQQQQQQLDSTVSTNLTLPLDYETDALRQELTQLGAPVGPITKTTKRLYIKQLIKYRRNTDALLAAQKHAQESQIRYSVELHRTLRSPEDFERISEFMPQEAASSEHFATAPVIKKTLREGHLKQSFIYMLIDPRISRNLPGESTFLDKFSIWQRFLDSIFYVGKGKSSRPYAHLYDAMRQHTRLNQKRENGRERTERAERKGGFRTLQPDVFKSPPAGDAKLGSKKLERILEIWQSESGVVCLHVFHNIMPIDAYTREASIIDAMGLGHLTNLKRGDYYGPAQSWTMKQRKHLGIALLYKAMHIYLAEGESQLSPSDLI; this comes from the coding sequence ATGGAGCAGCGTGCGAATTTCCTTGCACTCACCCTTCTCGACGCCCTGGAAGATGAGAACGAGGCGGACATCTTGTCGATGCTCGACAGGAATATGATAAATGCTGGGATTGTGCCCTGCGACCGAGGACTGGCACCGCTCCActatgtgtgtggcatgcggAACGAGGAGCTGGCACGCCGCATACTCGAGAAGTTTCTGGAGTGCCCTgatttggatgtggatgcttTGTGCGATGGCCAGACAACGGCCCTGCATATAGCCAGCATTTATGGACGAGCGGATCTGGtgcggatgctgctgcagcgagGGGCACGCGTCGATCTGGCGGATGATGAGAACAAGCTGCCCGTGCACTATGCTATCGAGGAGTGCCACTTTGAGgtgctgcaactgctgcggGATCACATCTATCGcgagaaacagaaacataaGAACAGCCTGAGGCTGCAGTTGCCTCATCACCAGGCGGCCACCACCACGCCCAATCAGATCCTTAAGTACAACTATGATGTGACGTCGCCTTATTACATTAACATCACCCACAGGCGACAGAAGCCGCAGCCCAAGTTTCCAGACATCGCGgacactgccacactgccagaCGAGGAATCGGTGAATCTCTTCTCCCTCACGGAGGCCCATCTCACGCAGCTGATTCAAAGCCAATACCGCGAAGATCCAGATCATCCAAAGCGCCGTTCCATCATTGAGAGCTGGCGCGAGAAGGTGGAGCGCTCCAGAGCGCGTCAATCGCTGATGCACAAGTATGACAAGCATGTGGAGGCTATAGTGGAGGAAGCACTGGCCCATGATGACTTCAACTACGAGCGGCACATGCAAAAGAAGCTGCGCGAGGAGGATAGcctcgaaatggaaatggagctgcagcagcagcagatcgacGATGCATCAGCGCCAAATCGACAGGTCTTCCAGAAGCTGGTGGAGCAGGTATCCCAGGCGCAGGTCATAGAGCCCGAACCGGACAACAGTTTTGTCACAGCCAAGGGGGAAGAGGAGCTGCTCGTGAACTCCCCTCGACCCACGGACGAGTACTTTCTGCAGATCAAAGAGGCCTATGTTCACACGGATGATGAGAATGGTTTGGTCTTCTACGAAGCAAAGTTCCTGCAGAATGATGAGAACCGAACCAAGAGATTTGTAGAGCGAGTCactcaacagcagcagcagcagcagcagcagctggacagCACAGTCAGCACAAATCTCACACTGCCATTGGACTACGAGACGGATGCTCTGCGACAAGAACTCACGCAATTGGGTGCTCCTGTGGGTCCCATAACCAAGACCACAAAAAGGCTCTACATCAAACAATTGATCAAGTATAGAAGGAACACGGATGCCTTGCTGGCTGCTCAGAAGCATGCTCAGGAATCCCAGATAAGGTATTCGGTGGAGTTGCACCGGACCCTCCGTTCGCCGGAGGATTTCGAGCGAATTAGCGAGTTTATGCCACAAGAAGCGGCCTCATCGGAGCACTTTGCCACGGCGCCTGTTATCAAGAAAACCCTGCGAGAGGGCCACCTCAAACAGAGCTTCATCTACATGCTGATTGATCCGCGGATCTCCCGAAACCTACCAGGGGAGAGCACTTTCCTGGACAAATTCAGCATCTGGCAGCGATTTCTCGACTCTATCTTCTATGTGGGAAAGGGCAAATCCTCGCGGCCCTATGCACACCTGTACGATGCCATGCGCCAGCACACGCGTCTCAATCAGAAGCGGGAAAATGGTCGGGAACGAACAGAGAGGGCAGAAAGAAAGGGAGGATTTCGCACTCTGCAGCCGGATGTGTTCAAGTCTCCGCCTGCGGGAGATGCCAAACTTGGCAGCAAGAAGCTGGAGCGGATACTGGAGATTTGGCAGAGCGAAAGTGGCGTGGTATGCCTTCATGTGTTCCACAACATAATGCCCATTGATGCGTATACGCGAGAAGCCTCTATTATAGATGCCATGGGCTTGGGTCATCTTACAAATCTGAAGCGGGGCGATTACTACGGACCCGCTCAGTCCTGGACCATGAAACAGAGAAAACATTTGGGCATTGCCCTGCTCTACAAAGCGATGCATATCTACCTGGCCGAGGGCGAGTCCCAGTTGTCGCCCAGCGATTTAATATGA